A part of Gossypium hirsutum isolate 1008001.06 chromosome A07, Gossypium_hirsutum_v2.1, whole genome shotgun sequence genomic DNA contains:
- the LOC107887449 gene encoding uncharacterized protein: MALSDRRIKRVTDPLDDRVKARLVGVSYDSSGSEHSAAVFVEDDDSPCLSELVHSFLEDDHDAAEQTGYNSDSDRVDSNLDFTDSLEIIIKSTSLNNTDAYRNLLMAHVLRAMEMLSFFKTDKAIFRRKVMAYLREVGHNAAICKTKWSSSGGLTAGNYEFIDVVQSAARTGQNRYLIDLDFASEFEIARPTTEYSRLLQHLPRVFVGRNEELKMIVKVMSDSVKRSLKSKELTLPPWRKNRYMQNKWFGSYRRTTNQIPASSSPLTPSAVHPVNIVQCCHVGFDETVNGRLFVRTR; encoded by the coding sequence ATGGCTCTTTCTGATAGAAGAATTAAACGAGTTACTGACCCGCTCGACGACCGAGTCAAGGCTCGTCTCGTCGGCGTCAGTTACGACAGTAGCGGAAGCGAACATTCTGCCGCCGTTTTCGTTGAAGATGATGATTCGCCTTGCCTCTCGGAGCTTGTTCACAGTTTTCTGGAAGACGACCACGATGCAGCTGAACAAACGGGTTACAACTCTGACTCAGATCGAGTCGACTCAAACCTTGACTTTACCGATTCGCTCGAGATCATCATCAAGTCAACCTCTCTTAACAACACGGATGCTTACAGGAATCTGCTTATGGCTCACGTTCTGAGAGCAATGGAGATGCTTTCTTTTTTCAAAACAGATAAAGCAATTTTCAGGCGTAAAGTAATGGCTTATCTTCGCGAGGTAGGCCACAATGCGGCGATATGCAAGACCAAATGGAGCTCCTCTGGAGGCCTAACTGCCGGAAACTACGAGTTCATAGACGTAGTGCAATCCGCAGCACGCACGGGCCAAAACCGGTACCTCATTGATCTCGATTTCGCTTCCGAGTTCGAGATCGCCAGGCCGACGACCGAGTACTCGAGGCTGTTACAACATTTGCCTAGGGTTTTCGTGGGAAGAAACGAGGAATTGAAAATGATCGTCAAGGTCATGAGCGATTCGGTAAAAAGATCGTTGAAGAGCAAAGAACTAACCCTCCCTCCATGGAGGAAAAACCGTTACATGCAAAACAAATGGTTCGGTTCGTACCGTCGAACGACGAACCAAATCCCGGCGAGCTCCAGCCCATTGACCCCCTCGGCGGTCCATCCCGTCAACATCGTGCAATGCTGTCACGTTGGGTTCGACGAAACAGTGAACGGTCGTTTGTTTGTCCGTACGagataa